From Nicotiana tomentosiformis unplaced genomic scaffold, ASM39032v3 Un00008, whole genome shotgun sequence, a single genomic window includes:
- the LOC104110805 gene encoding uncharacterized protein has product MAMRNFYNEIKGMRVKEVGTYLKPMFSVGYAKSAVKRGLDNYHAKYIQTSSVDPVYHVCFGGMAFSYLVALPEERRHLEHKQHANH; this is encoded by the coding sequence ATGGCGATGAGAAACTTTTACAACGAGATCAAGGGCATGAGAGTGAAGGAGGTGGGGACTTACCTCAAGCCGATGTTCTCCGTGGGTTACGCGAAGAGTGCTGTGAAGAGGGGATTGGATAATTACCATGCCAAGTACATCCAAACCAGCTCCGTTGATCCCGTCTACCACGTCTGCTTCGGAGGCATGGCTTTCTCCTACCTCGTCGCCCTTCCCGAAGAGCGACGCCACCTTGAACACAAGCAACACGCCAACCATTGA